ACTGCCTCGCCAATACCTCGGGACAAGTTTCTTCAGCAGCCTTCCTGTGTCCTTATGCAGCCttgctggggagcagggagccaggagaCACCTGTGCCAGCGTGGGgccaccctgcccccagggcTTCCATGGGCACCCACCTCCTCAGCATCAGCCTCTGAGAGCCGGGGTCCGTCCCTGGCCCTCAAACCAGGTGAACAGCAGGAGCCTGAGAGGCTGGCAGGCAGCTCCTTACCTGGGTCCCCCATAAGGGACGGCGTAGTGATTCAGGACGTAGCTCTTCCCCCCCGAGCTCACAGAGACAGTCCTGTTCTGCGTCCAGAAGTCCAATTCCAAGGCCAGGGTCCCGATGTTGTCCCTGGGACAGGAGCCAGGCCCCACCTCAGCCCAGGCCCACGCCCTGAGGCCCGCCCTGGGAGGTCCTGGGTAGGGGGcgtgcggggcggcggggggacgGGGCGCCCACCGGAGGAAGGCCGTGTCGTTGGTGTGGCTCACGTAGCGGTCCATCATGAGGGTCAGGAGCGGGGGCTGGCTCCGCTGCAGGTAGTACACGCGGGCCCCGTTCGGGACGTGGCCGTAGCTGCCAACAAAGGGGCCTGCTGGGTGCCTCTGCCCCGCGGCCGAGGCCAAGGCCCACCCAGGGCCACGCCCGTGGCCCCGgctcctctgcccccagccttGGGGTGCCCGCCCCCTCTTACATTCGCACCAGCTCCAGGAAGTTCTGCAGCATGCCCTTCACCGTCCGGGGCATCTCGGAGAGGAGCAGCCCCTCCATCACCCAGTAGGAGTCCCTGGGGAAAGGGACAGCTCAGccgccccccgccacccccgcccTGCACCCCCGGGGCCAGTCAGGGTGCCCCCCCCTGCTCAGGACAGCCTGCTGGCCCCGGGCTCCCCCCTGCAGCCCTGGTCTCTCACCAGTAGTAGAATTCAGTGAAGCGCCCCCCAGGCACGATGAAGGGGTGTGCCGCGTAGATGAGAGAGAACTGCTCCGGGTGGCTGAGGACCTCGGGCTTCACCTGCAGTCAGGGGAGAGGGCACAGGGTGCCCGCGGCCCCCACGGTGTCGAGGCTGGAGGAGGCCGGGCCGTGGAGGCCCTGGCAGctctgggctctggagccaggcagcCGGGGCATGGGTGCTGGCTCTGGGACGGGTCAGCCGTGTGGCTTTGGCCAAGGCCTGAGCCCCTGGGAGCCCGGTCTGCTCGGCCCCCCATGCTGGCCTCTGGGGTCCCTGCTAACTCAGCCTGGCACTGGCAGGTGCTCACCAAGCAGTGGCTATCATTAGGACCAGGTAGGGGGACCGTGTCCTCCACTGCCATTCCCCATCTCTGCTGACACTGCCAAGCCAGGCCCCAGAGACCCAGGGCCCCCACCCTCCATCTGAGGTGTTGAGtgtgaaaaagacatttttttaaagattttatttatttatttattcattagagacagacagagacataggcagagggagaggcaggctcccggTAGAGAACCCAgggcaggacccgatcccaggaccccagaataaCGACccgagccaaacgcagatgctcaaccactacagccacccaggcgcccctggagtatgaaaattaaaaaaaggactcAGGAGGCCAGCAGGTGAAACTCTCCACCCTAACACTCCTTTTCAATTGCAGACCTCAACTCACAGGTGGATGCTGCCTTATGATCCCAGCAAGAGGGTAAGGTTTCTTCTGccccagcaacagcccagccagtGAGAGACAGCCACAACTGAGCCAATGAAAAGCTACCACACTCAGAATTCCCAGTTTCCTCCAATAGGCTTTTTATTTATAACAACATTCCCAGCATCCCTCTTTCCTCCATAAAAGAGCCCGATTCTCCTGTGTTGTGCTAAGTTGCTCATGGTTTTCATGTAGCTTACTCATCCCAGATCACAGATGTTTGCTATTCCTAAATTAACCCATTTTTGCTGGTGAAATAATCGGCAGTTTTATTtgtaaggttattttttttaaagattttatttatttattcatgaagtagggggagggagggaggcagagacacaggcagagggagaagcaggctccatgcagggagccagacgtgggactccatcctgggtctccaggatcaggccctgggctgaaggtggtgctaaaccgctgagccacccgggctgcccagtaaggTTATTTTTAACAGGAGGAAACCCCACGCCTTTTCCCCGGGGAAGCAGACATACCTGATTGTGGCCTTGGGAGAACAACTGTAGGACCAGGATGAGGGGCTTGCTGGGTGCCTCTGCCAGGTATTTTCTCTGTTGGTTGCCTCTTGGTTCTGTACCAGTGAGTGTGGTTTCAGTGAGAGAGGGGTCGGCTCTGTtatttgggggcggggggcagtagAACAGAGCCTGGGTTTGTTCCTGTGGGGCTGGGTAAGGAAGGAGCCCAGAGCACCACTCTGTGCCACAGGTGTCACGGCCCTGGGGCTGGCCAGGAGGACAGATGCTGTGCAGCCTTGGGCACACCactgccctctctgagcctcagacaaaggagagaaagagtctAACAGACTGTGCTGACCACAGGCCACAATCATCAGTGGCAAGTATTCCTGAGCAGGGACTTGGTCTGACTAGCTCAGGGAAGGAAGAGCCCAGCTGAGGAGGAAATAATTAGGCATGAAAGGTAGGGGGTAGCCAGGAGGTGGCAAGACAACTTAGGTTGGCCTGGGGAGAGGCTGGTGAGGATTTCAGGAAAGAGGTGAAGAGTTAGAAGTAGACTTTGCTCTTTTATCCCCCTGCCACTGCCCATCCCAAATTTCTTTCTAGAGAGCTGCCATAGGGTACAAGGGTTGGGACCTTCTATCTAAACCTAGTTTCACCCCCAGAATACGCCTCCAAAGCCATGAATCACTGAAATTTGCAGAAATTGCGCTGGGCTGTTTTGAAGGCCATTCTATGAAATGAGGAGAAAGGTCCCTGATTTCACTATGACCTTGAACATGGAAGGACGTAGGACTTGACCCATTCAGACACACCTCATTCTGAACAGCTGCTTCTCTGTTCTGGATGTCACGGACAAGGCTCTGAAATATCTGAGGTGAGGGGGGCAGCAGGGCGGGCTGGTACACTGCGGGCAGGACCACCTGCTCTCTCCTTGACTCTGAGCTAGTGACCTCTGGCAAGGGGCAGCCACCCCCTCCTGCTCCACCCCTCGGTCTGAGCCTGCGGGTCCCACTGGAGCCACCAGGGGGCAGCTGCGAGCCAAGAGAAAAGCCCAAGAAGGGGGACACCTGGCTTTAGGGGGGCCCAGCCAGCCTCTTGGCTCCTCATCCAGACCACACCCAGTCATAGAAATGTCTGGAACCTTTCAGGACAGCCAGATCTTGACCTACCAGTACGGGATCCCGACCTCTCTCCAGAACACAGGCCAGCAGTGGGACTTCCCCAACGCCTGGGCCCCCCTGCAGGACCTGGTCATCAGAGGTagggaggcagggatggggcaTAGCCCAGGGCCTTACCCCTTGCACCTTGCTGACCCCTTGGGTCAGCCTCCCGGTGCTGGGGAGGTGTGAACAAAAGCCGTGGGGGCCTTTCTCTGGCTCTTCTGTTCTCTGGTTTCCCACCCAGCAGACATTTGTGTCCACCCTCACCTGTCAGGGGAAccagccctccttcctccctccaaacTCAGGCCCTGGGTGAGGAACACATTGGCTTTTCACAGGGCTCACAAGGGAGGTTTTAGGGCCCgggcctctttctctctccttggagAGAGGAAGGCTCAGGCCTCAGCTGCTCCTGGGATGGGGACTCAGGAGATTCAGGGtcctgcctggggtggggtcCAGGTCTGGCCAAGTCTCCCTCACCTCGGGCCCAGGAAGTGGCTTTCCAGCTGGCTCAGAACTGGGTCCGAACCAACTTTGAGGTCTACTCCAGAGACTCAGCCATGTATGAGAAGGTGAGCTGCTCCTGAGCCCAGACCCTCCTGGGGCTCCTCcccctggggagcaggggtggggaagtggggggCGGGGATCGCCAGGCTTTGCAAAGCCCAGGGACAGTGGTGACGCCCGGTGGTCATTCTCAGGCACTGCAGAGGTGGGAGCTGCAGGCCAGAGCCCCTTCTCCCAAGGAGGCTCACGTGTTGCTCCCCCTGGAGGGCTGggatggggagcctgggggcctTGCCGACCTTACAGCCTGTCCTGTTCCCAGTATGACATCAGCAATGGTGGTCAGCCAGGTGGTGGAGGGGAGTACGAGGTTCAGGTGAGTGGCCCACACCCTACAGGGGACTTTGTCCCCACAGCAGGCCATGACCCCCTCCAACCCCCATCTGGGCCTCTGATTCCTCCCATTATGTGGGTCCACTGGGAGGAGGCCAACTGGAGCTCCTTTGTACCCCTGGGGCTAGGCAGTTCCAGGGTGTGTGGGTGGGGATCTCACAGCCCCTGAAGGACACCActggctctgtctctccaggAGGGCTTTGGCTGGACCAATGGAGTGGTCCTGATGCTCCTGGAGCGCTATGGTGACCAGCTGAGCTCGGGCAGCCAGACAGTTTTCCTGCAGCCCCACTGCCTCACGGCTGCCCTTCTGCTCAGCCTCCTGTTCGGCCTCCTGCCACAGTGTTGGGCCTCCTTGCCCCATAGGCCTCATCAAACTTCTGTGTGATTCCCTACCTTCTCCTGCCTCTTCATCCTCCACCCTTCATCCTTCATCCCCAGCCAGTCCTGGGGTGGGATCAGGGGAGGGGCCCAGAAGTCATGGGTTGGACCCGTTTCTCTCCTGGGACATTAATAAGGAGGAAATCCTGTTCTGTGGGGACACAGCCCCATACCCCATGCAACCTGGCTTCCCAAATATGTACTCCAAATTCTTTATTGTTCTGTTGAGATGCTTACAAATGCTGAAAATCACCCAGCCCTGGTTTCCCAGCTGCAATGGGCCCCAAGTGCTGTGAAGGAGGGCAAGGAGATAGGATCAGAAAAAGTATTAAATACTGTCTCCCTGAACTATCCTTTCAAAAGAGTCCAAATTTGAATGCATTAGTCTAGATCATTTTATAACCCTGGGCACTTTTGAAAACAATACAGGAATACTGGCCTTTATTTTATCAGCTTTGTGTgctcagagaggaagagagccctgctACGACCACAGTCACCCCAGGGTGACAGTGTGTGTAAAAGttgacagaattgaagggagtAATAGTTCTATGTTAAGAGTTGGAgccttagggcagcctgggtggctcagcggtttagcgctgccttcacacccagggcgtgatcctggagacctgggatcgagtcccatgtcgggctccctgcatggagcctacttctccctctgcctgtgtttctgcctctctctttctatgtgtctctcatgaataaataaataaaatctttaaaaaatacaaaaaaagagttGGAGCCTTCAGTGCCACTTTAATGGATAGAATGTCTAGATAGAAGATCATAAAGGAGATAGAAGGCCACACCATGAAACAGTTAGACCTGATATATATAGAACTCTGTACCCAACaatagaatacatattctttttaagtgcacatggaatgttctccaggatagattatatgttaggccacaaaacaagtctcagtaaattttAAGAGATTGAAATTATAGAAAGAATCTTCTCCAACTATAATAGAATGAAGCTAGTCATAAATAACataaggaaaactggaaaatgcaCAGATGTGGAAATTGACACACTTAACCTaagagtcaaagaagaaatcacaaagaagggacattagaaaatacttaacagatgaatgaaaacaagGAGACATactaaaatttatgggatgcagcagtttttagagagaaatttaCAACAACAAGTTTCTGCAAAAGATCTTAAATCAATAACCTGTCTTCATATGTTGAGGAATTACAGGaaagcaaactaaacccaaagctagCAGAAGAGAGTAAATGAAAAGTGGGCATAGAGAAATAATatagagaatagaaaatcaagagagaaaattggggtacctgggtggctcagtaggttaagaatctaccttcagctcagaacatgatcccgGAGTGCAGAGTAAAGCAAGTGgttctctataaaaaaaaaaaaaaaaaaaaaaaccaacaacaacaacaacaacaaaaacatgatcccaggatcctaagatggagcctcacatgggcTTCTTTATagctactgaaaaaaaattgacaaagactaaaagaagatacaaataactaaaatcagaaatgaaaatggaggcagcctgggtggctcagcagtttagtgctgcctttggcccagggtgtaatcctagagacccgggattgagtcccacatcaggagcctgcttctgcctctgcctgtgtctctgcctctctctctgtttctcatgaataaataaataaaatctttaaaaagaataaaatggcaaTACTATTAtgactttacaaaataaaactgaacattgtatgccaacaaattggataaccacTACAAAATGGTCAGATTCCTAGAAACCCACAAATTACCCAAACTGAtgcatgaagaaatagaaaatttcaatggATTTATAACAAGTAAAGAGATTGTAATAAAAAACCACCCAACAATGAAACCTCCCCGTGATGGTTAATTTTCTGTATCTACTTGACTAGATGGAGGTAGCACAATATTTAGTCAAaaattattctagatatttctatgaaggtattttttagatgagattaaatCAGGAGACTTTTGAGTAAATTAGCCTGGTCAACCTTAATAAAAATAGCCAATTCATTTATAGGAAAATGCGTTGATTTGGAAATAGAGGAATTGCAATTCAGGGCATGtaaaccataggcaagtccagaCAACAAAGGAAAGGAGTGttattttatagaggaaagaaagatgttGGGAGGGGCTGTTTGGAATGAAACTCCATTCCAAACAGAGCAGAAATTCAGGGTTGTAGGGAGTTTTCATCAACTGAGTTGTGGTGGTTCTCGTTGGCTGGTTTGTTGCTGGGCAAAGAGAGAACTTTTTCTCCTGCTGAGATATGTAAAGTTAGCTTTGAATTGTGGTACCTCTGTGAGCATGTGCCTTTCAGGACTTCCTTACTGtatcttggggtttttttgtttgtttgtttgtttgtttgttttcaaatattttatttatttgtgagacagagaaagagaagcagagacatgggcagagggaaaagcaggctccatgcagggagagcaacataggacccaatcccaggactccaggatcaccacctgagccaaaggcagacacttaacaacttagccacccaggtcccccatccTGACTGTATTTTGAATgagattttcctttattatttcataCCCTCCATATTGTGAGTGGACCTCATCtgatcagttgaaggccttaatagAAGGCCTTAAACACTGACCTCCCCAGAAGAAGAGGGAATTCTGTCAAGAGACTGCCTTTAGACTTTGCTGTGTATCCAGCCTGCTGACCTATCttacagattttggacttgccaaccTCCACAATCATATaagcaaaaaatttaaagataaatctcattctttctctccacaTGCACATGTATTCTctagtttctgtttctctggaaaatccTAATATAGTCCAAGACCAACATCTTCCTTGGCTAACTCTACCACGCACCTAAAGAAAACTTAACGCCAACCCTTCTCAAACTtccaaaatagaagaggaggacACACTTCCTAACTCCTCCTATGAGACCAGCAACACTTGAGTCTTGTGCTGTATAAAGATACCACAAGAAAATTACAGTCCAATCTTTTATACATgtaatgcaaaaatcctcaacaaaatactagcaaaccagattcaacagcatattaaaaggattacaCACTGTGCAAGTGAGATTTTTCcaagaatgcaaggatggttcaacataagAAAACCAATGTAATGTACTGCATtaacagaacaaaggaaaaaaacccaacataattattaatgcagaaaaggcatttgacaaaccCAACACCCtcctatgatttaaaaaaaattctaaaaattaggaatagaagggaagttcttcagagaaatataaagaacttatgaaaaaCTCACATGTACTATTACACTCAGTGGCAAAAGACTGAgagcttttctttaaaatcaggaGTGAGATAAGGATGTCTATCTACTTTCACCTCTGCTATTCAGCTAGCcaaaggaacaagacaagaaaagtgttcaaatggaaaagaagaatatATCTATTTACAGGTGACAtgattctatatatagaaaatcccaaaggaTCCACAGGAAAGCAGCTGAGTCTGGTAAAAAGATTCAGTAAAGCTGAAGATAGAAGATTAATactcaaaaatcagttgcatttctatacacctgCCAAGAACAacctgaaaaggaaatttaagaagCCATCCCGTATgcaataacatttaaaaaataaaatacctaggactAAACTTATGCAAGGAGATAAAAGACTTCTACACTGAATAATGCAAAAGTCACAGAAGGACAtgaattgtatgattccacttccatgaaatatctagaatacataaattCATAGTCACAGGAGATAGaatagtggtttccaggggctctGGGGAGAGAGAACTGAGGACTTACTGCTCAATGGTTATAGAATGTATCtttgggggacgcctggatggctcaattgtttagcatctgcctttggctcagggcatgatcccagggtcctgggaccgaatcctgcatcaggttccccacagggagcctgcttctccctctgcctgtgtctctgcctctctctctgtgtgtctctcatgaataaataaataaaatctctttaaaaaaaaaaaaaaaagaatacatcttTGGGATGATAAAAAAGTTTTGATGGAGTGCCTGGATGCtacagtaggttaagcatctgactcttggttttggctcagattgtgatctcagaaaataaataagtcttttttttttttaattgaaaatagtGGCAATAGTTGCAAAATActgtaaataaaatgtaaattgaatTCTTCACTTTAAAATGCCAGATTTTATGTGGTATCTATTTAaccataagaaaaatatatttaaggagcacctgggtggctcaattggttgggcatctgctttcagttcaggtcgtgatcccagggacctgggattggccctgtgttgggcccctgctcagcagggagcctacttctctctctctctctctgctatgcgccccccttgtgctctctggctctctctgtgtgtcagataaataaataaaaaaatttttaaatatttttttaaaaggaaggaaagatgcttatggattagaagaacaaatattgttaaaatgtctgtactacccagagaaatctacacattcaatgcaatccttatcaaaataccatgaacatttttcacagagctggaacaaataatcctaaaatttgtatggaaccagaaaagacctctaaatagccagaggaatgttgaaaaagaaaaccagggcacctgagtggcttagtcggttaattgtctgcctttggtcctgggatgaagcttcatatccctgctccctgctcagcgaagagcctacttctccctctccttctgcatgtctctccctctgcttgtgctctctctttgtgtcaaataaataaataaatcttaaaaaagaaaagaaaaccaaaactggaggCCTCACAATtttggacttcaagctgtattacaaagctgtaattatTAAAATGGTGTGGTACTAACAcagaaacagatacatagatcaatggaacagaataaagaacccagatatggaccctcaactctgtggtcaactaatcttcgacaaagcaagGAAGAACATccatggaaaaaagacagtctcttccacaaatgttGTTGggaattggacagccacatgcagaagaacaaaactagaccacttttttacaccagacacaaaaataaactcaaaatggatgaaagacctaaatgcaagacacaggaatccaccaaaatcctagaggagaagaacacaggcagtaacctctttgacctcagccacagcaacttcttgctagacacatctccaaaggcaaggaaaacaaaagcaaaaatgaactattgggacctcattaagacaaaaagcttttgcacagcaaaggaaacagttgacaaaatcaaaagacaacctatagaataagagcagatatttgcaaatgtcctaTCAGATTAAAggcctagtatccaagatctataaagagcctATCAAACAACACCTAAAAAACAATCTGATCAAGAAATGGGTGGAAGACaggaacagatatttctccaaagaagacatacacacagctaacagacacatgagaaaatgttcaacatcacttggcatcagggaaatacggatcaaatcacaatgagataccacctcacaccagtcagcatggctaaaatgaacaagtcaggagaGGAGACAACACGTAGTGACAAGGATGCGAGGAAAGGGTTCACTGTCTaagactgttggtgggaatgcaaactggtgcagccactctgggaaacagtatggaggttcctcaaaaagttaaaaatagagctactctacgaCCCAGTAAAtgtattactaggtatttacccaaaggatacataGTGacttgaaggggcacctgcaccccagtttATAgccaatgtccacaagagccaaactatggaaagagcccagatgtttgttgacagatgaatggataaagaagacatatatagatatagatagatagatagatagatagatagatagatagatatagatatatacacaaaatggaatactatatacatacacacacaatggaatactactcagccatcaaaaaaaatgaaatcttggacagcccggatggctcagtggtttaacaccaccttcagcccagggcctgatcctggagacctgggatcgagtcccatgtcaggctccctgcatggagcctgcttctccctctgcctgtgtctctgccccagtgtgtgtgtgtgtgtgtgtgtgtgtgtgtgtgtgtgtgtgtgtgtgataaataaaatctttttaaaaaaatgaaatcttaccatttgcaaaaacatggttggaactagagaatatgtgctaagcaaaataagtcagaaaaagataatgaaatgatttcactcatgtggaatttaagaaacaaaacaggatcatagggggagagagagaaaaataaaatatgaaatcagagacaaaccataaaagactctcaatcataggaaacaaactgagggtagctggagtgggggagggggtggctgggtgatggacataaggaaggcatgtgatggatgagcactgggtgttatacaagatggatgaatcactgacctctacctcaaactaataatgcactatatattaattgaatttaaatttaaaaaataatatatataaagaaaaacaaaggaaggaagtaTGTAGCATCTGGAGGCAGAGGTGGCTTCCCAGGAGGTGGGCAAACTAACAggacagaggtggggagggatgggcCATCTTGTCTGTGGCAGACAAGGCACCACAACCGACACCCTAGACTACAAGCCTGAGTCCTAAGGAAAGGTCACATGGTCACTGATCTCAGACGGTGACCGGCTTATAGCGCACACCTTGCCATGCACAGTTCCTCCCCGCAGCCCTGTGTCATCTCAGGCCTGAGCCATCCGTCCTCCAGCACAAGCACCGAGCACCGCTGAGCCTCCTCATGGGCCCCTGCCTCACGTTGCACCTGGGACAGAATCTGGAGCCACTGTGTctgaaacataaaaggaaaaggtAACTCTCTGCAGTGGTGATCTTGGGGCCAACGGAGCAACTGGCATCTGGTCCCAGATGTGTGACCTAATTATGCCCCTGACATTCATGTGCCTGGAGCCCCACAGCCACCCCACCATGTGACTCAGGGAAGGGCCCATGCAGTGGCACCTGCCAAGACTAAAAAGACAtgggagaggggatccctgggtggcacagcggtttggcgcctgcctttggcccagggcgcaatcctggagacccaggatcgaatcccacgtcgggctcccggtgcatggagcctgcttctccctctgcctgtgtctctgcctctctctctctctctctgtgactatcataaaaaaaaaaaaaaaaaaaaaacaaagacatgggAGAAAAAGTACaaggttggggggcaggggttggCCTCTGTGACCTGAGCGCAGGAGTGCAAGCCACTGTGCACTGTGCGTAGACCTGGCCTGGCGTAGACCTGGCATCCGGTCCCTCTGGCAGCCACGCCTCAAACGTGGACTTTGGCTGCCTTGAGTAGGCAGGTGAATCAGGCTGCACCCCAGCAAGCGAGAGGTGTCAGGGATTACTCCAcggccacagccacagccaccacCATGCATAGGAAGTCCTGGGAGCTGGGCCTGCTGCTTCTGTTGGGGCTGGGGTCCCAGGgcgccctgcccccaccctgtgaCAGGTAGGAGTGGAGAAGTcggagggagggggcaggcaggaaGGCCAGGGCCAGAGATTGAGATGAGCTCTCCAGCACTGGAGGTCAGCTcttgggagagaaggggagggaaggaaattaGCTTTCCTTGtgtgg
The Vulpes lagopus strain Blue_001 chromosome 10, ASM1834538v1, whole genome shotgun sequence genome window above contains:
- the LOC121500884 gene encoding trehalase-like, with amino-acid sequence MSGTFQDSQILTYQYGIPTSLQNTGQQWDFPNAWAPLQDLVIRGLAKSPSPRAQEVAFQLAQNWVRTNFEVYSRDSAMYEKYDISNGGQPGGGGEYEVQEGFGWTNGVVLMLLERYGDQLSSGSQTVFLQPHCLTAALLLSLLFGLLPQCWASLPHRPHQTSV
- the LOC121500663 gene encoding trehalase-like; the encoded protein is MEGLLLSEMPRTVKGMLQNFLELVRIYGHVPNGARVYYLQRSQPPLLTLMMDRYVSHTNDTAFLRDNIGTLALELDFWTQNRTVSVSSGGKSYVLNHYAVPYGGPR